In Trichocoleus desertorum ATA4-8-CV12, the DNA window AAGTGCCGCCATCAAAATCACCTTGCTTCAAGCGGGGAACAATTTGCTGATCGATAATCTGCCCCACCTGAGCATCTGGTAAATGCTCCTCAATGCCATGCCCTGTCTCGACTTCGACACGGCGATCGCCTAGAGAAATGAGAAACAAAACGCCATTATTATGTGCTGCTTTACCGATTCCCCAGTGGTTAAACAACGTTGTGGCAAACTGTTTGGGTGTTGCAGAAGGCGCGGTATCTGGAACTGTAACCACAGCAATTTCACTGCCGTTTTTCGCTTCTAATTCCGAGATCTTTTGATTGAGGCTGGCTTCTGTTGCAGGGCTAAGGATATTTGCGGTATCGGTCACCCATCCCCTATTCATTTGCCGAGGGTTGGGCACTTGCTCAACTGAAACAGCGAGGCTCACAGTTGGGATACTGATAATGGCAGCCGTTGCTAAACTTATGCTAATCGTGGATTGAAATCGCGTTACTGTAAAAGTCATACTATTTATTTCCTAGCGAAATTTCACATCAAGTTCCTCCCAGAGAGCGACATTCAAGAAAGCTGAAAACAGCGGCAGGCATTCCCTTGCATTTTTCTCGCGACACTCTAAACTGGAAGTGTTATTACATCCAGATTAAGCGGAGCAGCCGTTAGGAACGCTCTAATCCCCGTTAGGAATTTGGTTAGGATTAATGGTTAGAAATTGCAGTCCAGCAGCGAATCATGGTGTTGACCCCAGATCCATTTGATCAGGCCGTAACCACTTGGAACCTTGATAAACTGTATCCAGACTTGGCTACTGCTAAACGGGAGATCGCTCCTCATAAGAAACTGGGATTGACCGAGGTTGAGAAGTTGCATTTGCGAGGGCTACTTTGTGGCTACAGTCCAGCAGAGATTGCTATACAATTGGTGAAGACAGCCAAAACCGTAGAAGTTGATCTGTGTAATACTTTGTACCGTTATGTAGAAGCTTTAACGGGCAGAGCCACAAATACGGTTGAGAGTTGGAGAGAGATCGCAACTTGGCTAGAGGCAGCAGGCTATAAAAATTTTGCGCTAGAGGGTGAGGTGCGGCCCACTTCGAGTTGGGGAGAAGCACCCGATATCTCTGTGTTCTATGGGCGACAAGAAGAACTCACAACTTTAGAGCAGTGGATTGTAGGCGATCGCTGTCGTATCGTCACTTTGCTGGGCATGGGCGGAATTGGTAAAACGAGCTTAGCAGCTAAACTGGCTCACCAAATTCAAGGCCAATTCGATTATTTGATTTGGCGATCGCTGCGTCGTCCCTTACCTTTAGAAGAATTACTAAGCGATTGGTTACAGCTACTCTCTCCTGAGCGTGTGACTGACTCACCCATTAAGATTGGAAGCCAACTTGCTACCTTGATGGAGTATCTCCGCAAGTACCGCTGTTTGTTGGTCTTGGATAACTTAGAAACGATTCTACGCAGTGGCGATTTTGCAGGGCATTATCGCGAGGGATACAAAAGTTATGGGGAATTGCTGCAACGATTGAGCCAAGAAACTCACCAAAGCTGTTTACTTTTGACGAGTCGTGAACAAACGCGAGAAATTGCCTTACTAGATGGCAGCAATCAACCTGTGCGATCGCTTAAACTTGAAGGGCTTAAAGAAGCAGCGCGAGAAATTTTACAGGCTAAAGACCTATCCGGTGAAGGACAATGGACTACTTTAATTCAAATCTATCGCGGCAATCCTCTCGTCTTAAAAATGGTTTCTACGACCATTAAAGAAATTTTTGATGGCAGTGTGACAGATTTTTTGAAGCAGCGCATGACTTTGATTACTGGAGATATCAACGATTTTATTGAACAGCAAGTCAACCGTTTATCTCCTTTAGAACATAAAATTCTATATCAGGTTGCGAAAGTCAAAGAACCTGTCATGCTGGCTAGGCTGCAAGAGAGTTTACAACCTGTTTTGCCGTCCGATTTATTACGAGCTTTAGAATCTTTAGTGAGGCGATCGCTGATTGAAAAAAGCGTTGCTGGTTTTACTTTGCAGCCCGTCGTGATGGAATATGTCACGAATCAACTGGAACAACTGAAGCAGCCAGAGGATTGAGCGTGAGCTATTGTATCAATCCGAAATGCCCAGTGCGCCAAAATCCCAGAGATATTGCCGCTTGTCTCGCCTGTGGCACGCCTCTGCTGATCCAGCAACGCTATCGCTTAGTTCAACCGTTGCGGGAACTGGATGAACTGAGCCAGACTGAAGTCTTTCTAGCTGAGGATCAAGGGATGCTGAAAGTCCTGAAGGTTCTGAAAACTCCTAAATTACTCAAGCTATTTGAGCGAGAAGCAAAAACGCTGCAACAGTTGCAACATTCAGGCATTCCGCGAGTAGAACCTGATGGTTTCTTCAGCCTTTCAGTCTCCCCCGTCACTTATAAACATTCTCTAATGCTGCACTGTTTGGTGATGCAAAAGATTGAGGGGCAAAATCTAGAGCAGTGGTTAGAGCAGCAAGGCCCTATTTCGGAAGCGATCGTTTGGCAATGGCTGAAGCAACTGGTGGAAATTTTAGATGTCGTGCATCAGCATGAGTTATTTCACCGAGATATCAAGTTATCTAACATCATGCTCCAGCCAGGAGGTCAACTTGCTTTAATCGACTTTGGCACGGCCAGAGAAGTGACCAATACCTATCTCGCTAAAGTTGGCAGTGGTCGAGAAGTCACAGGAATTGTTTCCCCAGGCTACACCCCTTTAGAACAGGTGAATGGCAAGGCAGTCCCCCAATCGGATTTCTACGCTTTGGGTCGTTCCTTTGTCTATCTCTTGACTGGCAAACATCCGATCGACCTACCAGAAGATTCGCAAACGGGCACCCTGAATTGGCACGATGCTGCCCCTCAAGTTTCAACTAGACTTGCAGATTTAATTGATGACTTAATGGCTCCTTTTCCGGGACAACGCCCCCTGAATACTCAGGAAATTCTGCAACGCTTAGCTCCTGACTTTCCATCTCCACAGAAACCGACGTCTCTGGCGAGTCCGCGCCTGCGATGGTTAATCATCCTCAATTTATGCCTGTTTCTACTCCAGCTGATTACAGGCTTCTTGTGGTTACAGGCCAAGCAACAGCAAAACTGGGACTTCAATCGCGATCGCGACCTGCCTCTACCCGCCCAAGTTCAATAGCTCTTGGCCAACAATCGCTGGGTCTCTTTGGCTGCTGCTTGCATCGCGGCTTCTGCACTCGGTTGTCCAGTCAGGGCTGCACTGAGATGACGCTGGAGAATTTGAGAAGCTTGGTCATACTGCGGGATGGATGGACGCAAAACCGGATGCTCTAGGACTTGGAGCAAACTGGGAAAGTGAGGATATTTTTGGGCGATCGCAGGGTCTACAAAGAGATCACGTCGGGTCGGTAAATATCCAGACTGAAGCACAAAGCGACGCTGTGACTCTGCGCTGGTGAAAAATTGAATCGCTCGCCAAGCTGCTTCAGGGTGTTTAGCATTTCTCGCAATCCCAAGCCCCCACCCTCCTTTACAAGCCGCACTACGATAGCCTGGGGCATGCACCATCGGTTTAATGCCAACTTTTCCCTGAAGTGTTTTCATCGCCTCAACTCTCGGCCAAATATAAGGCCAGTTACGCAAGAAAGCCACCTCGCCTTGCTGAAACTTCTCGAAGGATTCTTCCTCGTCGTAGGTTGTAGTTTCAGCGGGAGAGATACCTAGCTTCAATGTATCTCGGAGAAATTCCACAGACTGGATGGCTGGAGCTTGATCGAGCCCAACTTCCCTCGTTTCAGGGTTGATCCAGAATCCACCATACCCAGCCAGGACCTCCACAAACATCGCTACCAACCCTTCATACTGTTGTCCCTGCCAAACGTAGCCCCAGCGAACCTGTTGCTGTTCCTGTAACTGTTGGGAAACCTGCACTAGCTCTGCAAATGTTGCTGGGGCTGGCTCGCCTATCTCCTGTAGTAAATCTTTGCGATAGTAGAGCATACCGACATCGGTGCGGAAGGGGATACGATATAGCGCTCCTTGGTAACGTCCTGCCTCAATGTCATCGATTAAGAATGGAGCTAAGTCACTGGACGAAACGTGATCTGAGAGATTGCTGAGCCAACCTGCGGCGGCAAACTTTGGAGTCCAGATGATATCGAGATAGATCAAGTCGTAGATCGAGCTACCTGTCTGTAGAGCAGAAGTATAGATGGCTTCCACTTCATTGGTTGTGTAAGCTCCTTCCACCAGCTTGATTCGGATATCGGGATTTTGTGCTTGGAAATCTTGAACCAGCCTTGACCAATGCTGGCTTTCAGGAGCAGGAACTACAAACGTCAGGGTGATCGGTGCCTGTGGCCAAGTTAACCAAAGTAGCAACAAAATAACGAGTTGCACCCCAGCCATTACTCCCAAAAATTGCGGCTTGTGCAACTGCCTGAATAACTTTGGTAGTTTTTGCAGAAACTGGAGAATGGCTTTCATAAGCAGTAGGATCAGCCCATCACTTGAGAACAGTATGAATAAAATTTAGCTACTGCTGGAGCGGAGGAGCAATCGCTGTTACAAAATCAGACCTGCAATAGCTCCCTAACACAGGATAGCAGGCAATAACCTTTGCCCACCCTTCCAGGTCCTGATGCACTTGACTTACCTAGAACTAGAAATAGTCAAAATTGCCACAACTTAGCGGCTAGGCTCAGCAGCCCCATGCATTGTCAGATCTCTCTTGACAAGTAGAATAATCGTCAAAAAGTCTTATCCAGGCTGCGATTAGGCGATCGCTCAAGAGGGAGCAATGGCGAATTCAACGAAACTACAGGATGTATGTGGCCCATGATGACTGTATCTTTCGTTAATCAAAGAGATATTGACAGAAGCCTGCACTCCTGCTTCATGCCTGCTACGACTCTGCAAGGCGTAACCAAGGCTGAGATAAAGGTCTTCTGGGTTTTCGGGAGTTAGTTGAATCATGCTTAATTACCTGA includes these proteins:
- a CDS encoding TPM domain-containing protein, with protein sequence MTFTVTRFQSTISISLATAAIISIPTVSLAVSVEQVPNPRQMNRGWVTDTANILSPATEASLNQKISELEAKNGSEIAVVTVPDTAPSATPKQFATTLFNHWGIGKAAHNNGVLFLISLGDRRVEVETGHGIEEHLPDAQVGQIIDQQIVPRLKQGDFDGGTLAGIQAVSQDLAPVIYSASASSPTANASLNTTAVQISAMNTAVSPSSVDEVSSNSATEVSSFTHDLLNFLGWGALLVFGSLCIAAIIRNHDDDDSNSGGGGNKRSKPRAIVSFPSNSHSGSYSGGGAGGGDGFGGGSSGGGGAGGGF
- a CDS encoding NACHT domain-containing protein gives rise to the protein MVLTPDPFDQAVTTWNLDKLYPDLATAKREIAPHKKLGLTEVEKLHLRGLLCGYSPAEIAIQLVKTAKTVEVDLCNTLYRYVEALTGRATNTVESWREIATWLEAAGYKNFALEGEVRPTSSWGEAPDISVFYGRQEELTTLEQWIVGDRCRIVTLLGMGGIGKTSLAAKLAHQIQGQFDYLIWRSLRRPLPLEELLSDWLQLLSPERVTDSPIKIGSQLATLMEYLRKYRCLLVLDNLETILRSGDFAGHYREGYKSYGELLQRLSQETHQSCLLLTSREQTREIALLDGSNQPVRSLKLEGLKEAAREILQAKDLSGEGQWTTLIQIYRGNPLVLKMVSTTIKEIFDGSVTDFLKQRMTLITGDINDFIEQQVNRLSPLEHKILYQVAKVKEPVMLARLQESLQPVLPSDLLRALESLVRRSLIEKSVAGFTLQPVVMEYVTNQLEQLKQPED
- a CDS encoding serine/threonine protein kinase, with the translated sequence MSYCINPKCPVRQNPRDIAACLACGTPLLIQQRYRLVQPLRELDELSQTEVFLAEDQGMLKVLKVLKTPKLLKLFEREAKTLQQLQHSGIPRVEPDGFFSLSVSPVTYKHSLMLHCLVMQKIEGQNLEQWLEQQGPISEAIVWQWLKQLVEILDVVHQHELFHRDIKLSNIMLQPGGQLALIDFGTAREVTNTYLAKVGSGREVTGIVSPGYTPLEQVNGKAVPQSDFYALGRSFVYLLTGKHPIDLPEDSQTGTLNWHDAAPQVSTRLADLIDDLMAPFPGQRPLNTQEILQRLAPDFPSPQKPTSLASPRLRWLIILNLCLFLLQLITGFLWLQAKQQQNWDFNRDRDLPLPAQVQ
- a CDS encoding ABC transporter substrate-binding protein, whose product is MKAILQFLQKLPKLFRQLHKPQFLGVMAGVQLVILLLLWLTWPQAPITLTFVVPAPESQHWSRLVQDFQAQNPDIRIKLVEGAYTTNEVEAIYTSALQTGSSIYDLIYLDIIWTPKFAAAGWLSNLSDHVSSSDLAPFLIDDIEAGRYQGALYRIPFRTDVGMLYYRKDLLQEIGEPAPATFAELVQVSQQLQEQQQVRWGYVWQGQQYEGLVAMFVEVLAGYGGFWINPETREVGLDQAPAIQSVEFLRDTLKLGISPAETTTYDEEESFEKFQQGEVAFLRNWPYIWPRVEAMKTLQGKVGIKPMVHAPGYRSAACKGGWGLGIARNAKHPEAAWRAIQFFTSAESQRRFVLQSGYLPTRRDLFVDPAIAQKYPHFPSLLQVLEHPVLRPSIPQYDQASQILQRHLSAALTGQPSAEAAMQAAAKETQRLLAKSY